In the Streptomyces spororaveus genome, ACGCCGGGCACGGCGCGGTTCAGCCAGGGCAGGCAGGTCGGGAAGATCGGAGCGATCATCAGGCCGACGCCGACGTACGCGTACGGGGCGAGGGCCGGGACCGTCGCCAGGAGGAGGAAGCCGGCCAGGCCGGCGCAGCAGAAGACGAGGATCGACGGCGCCGGCCGGCGCAGGCTGATCGGCGCGGCGACGAACCGGCCGATGGTCATGGCGGCCCAGTAGGCGGAGGTCGCGGTCGCGGCGGTGGCGGCGCCGTATCCGACGGCTTCGAGGTGGGTGGGCTCCCAGCCGCCGACCCCGGTCTCGATGGCGACGTGCAGGACGTAGACGCCGATGAACGCCCCGATGACCGGAAGCACCCGGGCGCCTCCGGCCGGGGCGCCCGCCGTGGGGACGGGGGCGGGCTCCCGGGTGGCCACCCCGCCGAGGGTGACGAGGATCAGCAGGCTGATCAGGCCGGCGCCGACGAAGATCTCCGGGTAGCTGTCCGCCCCGAGCCGGCCGATCAGGGCGGGGCCGGCGATCGCGCCGACGCCGAAGTGCCCGTTCAGCAGGTTGAGCATGGCGGTGCTGCGGTGTCCGAAGCCGACGGCGAAGAGCTGGTTGAGGCCGTAGTCGATGCCGCCGAAGCCCAGACCGATGACGAACGTGCCGACGAGGGCGAGGGCCCAGTCCGCGGAGAAGGCGAAGGCGGCCGCGCCGACGGCCATCAGCACGTAGGAGCCGCCGAGCAGCACGCGGTTGTTCAGGCGGCCCCGCAGGAGGT is a window encoding:
- a CDS encoding MFS transporter; this encodes MTATREADPPEGGKPLLTTVAIAASCLAFVVIGALQALYGPAIPALRAEFGISPAVAGLSLSAHFAGALLGVLIYHLLRGRLNNRVLLGGSYVLMAVGAAAFAFSADWALALVGTFVIGLGFGGIDYGLNQLFAVGFGHRSTAMLNLLNGHFGVGAIAGPALIGRLGADSYPEIFVGAGLISLLILVTLGGVATREPAPVPTAGAPAGGARVLPVIGAFIGVYVLHVAIETGVGGWEPTHLEAVGYGAATAATATSAYWAAMTIGRFVAAPISLRRPAPSILVFCCAGLAGFLLLATVPALAPYAYVGVGLMIAPIFPTCLPWLNRAVPGVGAAGAYVIAASMIGGVAFPPLLGAVVDTAEVWTVPLLLFLLAVVCGVLSLWLRRNAPDPGGVSGPRDSRRTDAVPAP